A section of the Mesorhizobium loti genome encodes:
- a CDS encoding aminopeptidase P family protein translates to MFQTFDSAGDPAVGKPRVALLRQWLAANGLDGFIVPRADEHQGEYVADRSARLKWLTGFSGSAGVAIVLRDRAFVFVDGRYTLQVRNEVDLDIFSIESLVDNPPAVWLKDNIGKGARLGFDPWLHTIGEVKALQASADKTGAVLVPLDKNPIDIIWKDQPAAPVTPVELHPIGFAGELAKDKLARLATAIGRDGATHAVLTDPSSIAWVFNIRGGDVPHTPLALGFAILAADGSHQLFMDKRKFSRQVAAYLTQLADPHEPGEFEAAIAALAKGGAKIALDPVLAADRLRMLVEDNGGTVIAAPDPARIPRATKNQAEIAGSRAAHRRDGAAVAKLLCWLERQKPGSLDEIAVVTRLEESRRQTGEETQMPLRDVSFDTISGAGPNGAIMHYRVSRATSRKLQAGELFLLDSGAQYQDGTTDITRTVPIGQPTEEMRERFTLVLKGMIGISTLRFPAGTRGSEIDAVARMALWKHGCDFAHGTGHGVGSYLAVHEGPQRIARTGTEKLLEGMMLSNEPGYYKEGAYGIRIENLILVTPPEQIEGGDIAMHGFETLTLAPIDIRLVRSDLLTREELHWLDAYHARVLAEIGPMLDGETLAWLEKATAPLPHDAKI, encoded by the coding sequence ATGTTCCAGACCTTCGATTCCGCCGGCGACCCGGCAGTCGGAAAGCCGCGCGTGGCGCTGCTGCGCCAATGGTTGGCCGCGAATGGCCTTGATGGTTTTATCGTGCCACGCGCGGACGAGCATCAGGGCGAATATGTCGCCGATCGTTCGGCACGGCTGAAATGGCTGACCGGCTTCAGCGGCTCGGCCGGTGTCGCCATCGTGCTTCGCGACCGCGCCTTCGTCTTCGTCGACGGGCGCTACACGCTGCAGGTGCGCAATGAGGTCGATCTCGACATTTTTTCGATCGAAAGCCTGGTCGACAACCCGCCCGCCGTCTGGCTCAAGGATAATATCGGCAAAGGCGCGCGGCTCGGCTTCGATCCATGGCTGCACACGATCGGCGAGGTCAAGGCGCTGCAGGCCTCGGCCGACAAGACCGGCGCCGTGCTGGTGCCGCTCGACAAAAACCCGATCGACATCATCTGGAAGGATCAGCCCGCCGCACCCGTGACCCCGGTCGAGCTGCACCCGATCGGCTTTGCCGGCGAGCTCGCCAAGGACAAGCTGGCGCGGCTGGCAACGGCGATCGGCAGGGACGGCGCCACCCATGCGGTGCTGACCGACCCCTCTTCCATCGCCTGGGTCTTCAACATCCGCGGCGGCGACGTGCCGCACACGCCGCTGGCGCTCGGCTTCGCCATCCTGGCCGCCGACGGGTCGCACCAGCTGTTCATGGACAAGCGCAAATTCTCGCGCCAGGTCGCGGCCTATCTCACCCAGCTCGCCGATCCGCATGAGCCCGGCGAATTCGAGGCGGCGATCGCAGCGCTTGCCAAGGGCGGCGCCAAGATCGCGCTCGACCCGGTGCTTGCGGCCGACAGGCTGCGCATGCTGGTCGAGGACAATGGCGGTACGGTGATTGCCGCGCCCGACCCGGCCCGCATCCCGCGCGCCACCAAGAACCAGGCCGAGATCGCCGGCTCGCGCGCCGCCCATCGCCGTGACGGCGCGGCGGTGGCAAAGCTTTTGTGCTGGCTGGAGCGGCAGAAGCCCGGCTCGCTCGACGAGATCGCGGTCGTCACCCGGCTGGAAGAGAGCCGCCGGCAGACCGGCGAGGAAACGCAGATGCCGCTGCGCGACGTCTCCTTCGACACCATTTCCGGCGCCGGTCCGAACGGCGCCATCATGCATTATCGCGTGTCGCGCGCCACCAGCCGCAAGCTCCAGGCCGGCGAGCTGTTCCTGCTCGATTCCGGCGCGCAATATCAGGACGGCACCACGGACATCACCCGCACCGTGCCGATTGGTCAGCCGACCGAGGAGATGCGCGAGCGCTTCACGCTGGTGCTGAAAGGCATGATCGGCATTTCCACGTTGCGGTTCCCCGCCGGCACGCGCGGTTCGGAGATCGACGCCGTCGCCCGCATGGCGCTGTGGAAGCATGGCTGCGACTTCGCCCACGGCACCGGCCATGGCGTCGGCTCGTATCTGGCCGTGCATGAAGGACCCCAGCGCATTGCCCGCACCGGCACAGAAAAGCTGCTCGAAGGCATGATGCTGTCCAACGAGCCGGGTTACTACAAGGAAGGCGCCTATGGCATCCGCATCGAGAATCTCATCCTGGTGACGCCGCCTGAACAGATCGAGGGCGGCGACATCGCCATGCACGGCTTCGAGACGCTGACGCTGGCGCCGATCGACATCAGGCTGGTGCGCTCAGACCTGCTGACGCGCGAAGAACTGCATTGGCTCGACGCCTACCATGCCCGTGTGCTGGCCGAGATCGGACCGATGCTCGACGGCGAAACCCTGGCCTGGCTGGAAAAGGCGACAGCACCGCTACCGCATGACGCGAAGATTTGA